In the genome of Longimicrobium sp., the window GCCTCAGCCGACCACGGCGGGGACGGGCACGGCGGCCGGGCGGCGCTCCCGCGCCACCCCCGAGATCCCCACCACGCGGGCGCGCCCCGCCCGGCCCCGCATCACCCCGCGGGTGTCGACCACCAGCCAGGCCCGCTCGGCCACGCGCGCCCAGTCGATCTCCGAGTGGTCGGTGACCACCACCACCGCGTCGGCGCCGGAGAGGAGCTCGTCGGTGAGCGGCTGGCTGTGCATGGGGAGGTCGGCCAGCGGGGTGTGGCCGTCGTCGCCGATCACGGGGCAGAAGGGGTCGTGGTAGCTCACCTGCGCCCCCTTCTCCTGCAGGAGCCGGATCACCTCCAGCGCCGGGCT includes:
- a CDS encoding UDP binding domain-containing protein, whose translation is GVDVWGVIEAAATKPFGFMKFTPGPGLGGHCIPLDPHYLSWKMRTLEYKTRMIELASEINAEMPGFVVEKVAGALNDECKAVKGSRVLVLGVAYKRDIDDLRESPALEVIRLLQEKGAQVSYHDPFCPVIGDDGHTPLADLPMHSQPLTDELLSGADAVVVVTDHSEIDWARVAERAWLVVDTRGVMRGRAGRARVVGISGVARERRPAAVPVPAVVG